A genome region from Cucumis sativus cultivar 9930 chromosome 4, Cucumber_9930_V3, whole genome shotgun sequence includes the following:
- the LOC101208268 gene encoding uncharacterized protein LOC101208268 gives MGLTLTGKSKSTAGDNWGMGLLLVFFSEDSPSPIADHKNLFPSSSPSSSSTSGRRSNYNLLTKAQSTISVCALLVFLSLLLFTLSTFEPTIKMNLTPPRRLLTQKSMPIELRKPLGNRWNWFRQMWKQKPAMGKTTTTDAVSTVALQRMGTLYMRGTRAMPDLTVVHVSEDIGEEDFRLFLRLFHRSGVTAKSDSVFVFPSPAFSLRFGPIIRQENESFLKLLGRYRNLNGTSRSAAAGFDVTQLFKSKEKKETEEPIWGKRVKRLGNVSNGGEDELTRLSYGSVVSFDAGEIDPENSLSGFSDHIPMSLRRWSCYPMLLGRVRRNFKHVMLIDAKSSLLLGDPLSRVRNKGTESVIFFTNKHSKKNSEKSNSHHLVNPSIVIGGARGIRRLSNAAAVEIVRILMQHKKKNSVSDSGVLSRLVNSEFLLKNVKVIMASESIPEASSLTGVELESVGSLSAPEKMMFHKGNNGNSGEINSVIMKKICSSEIDSSVYTHC, from the coding sequence ATGGGTCTCACTCTCACCGGAAAATCCAAATCCACTGCCGGTGACAATTGGGGAATGGGTCTTCTTCTCGTCTTTTTCTCCGAAGATTCCCCTTCCCCCATTGCTGATCACAAGAACCTTTTTCCATCTTCctccccttcttcttcttctacttctgGTCGTCGGAGTAATTACAATCTTCTCACCAAAGCTCAGTCCACCATTTCTGTCTGTGCTCTCCTcgtctttctttctcttcttctcttcacTCTCTCCACATTCGAGCCCACCATTAAAATGAACCTCACTCCTCCTCGGAGGCTTCTCACCCAGAAATCCATGCCGATTGAACTCCGTAAGCCCTTGGGCAATCGCTGGAACTGGTTTCGTCAAATGTGGAAGCAGAAACCGGCGATGGGGAAGACCACCACCACAGACGCCGTTTCCACGGTGGCGCTGCAACGAATGGGGACTCTGTATATGCGAGGTACTCGAGCTATGCCGGACTTAACTGTGGTCCATGTATCGGAAGACATCGGAGAAGAAGACTTCCGCCTCTTTCTCCGACTGTTTCATCGGTCCGGCGTTACTGCCAAATCTGATTCGGTCTTCGTCTTCCCCTCGCCGGCATTCTCGTTGAGATTCGGTCCGATTATTCGACAGGAAAACGAATCATTTCTGAAACTTCTTGGTCGGTACCGGAATTTGAACGGAACGAGCCGGAGCGCGGCGGCAGGTTTTGACGTGACTCAGCTTTTTAAGAGcaaagagaagaaggagacGGAGGAACCGATTTGGGGGAAGCGGGTGAAACGATTGGGAAACGTTTCTAACGGCGGCGAGGACGAGTTGACTCGGCTGAGTTACGGCTCGGTAGTGAGTTTCGACGCAGGAGAAATTGATCCGGAGAATTCACTTTCCGGGTTCTCAGATCACATTCCGATGAGTCTGCGACGGTGGTCATGTTACCCAATGCTCCTCGGTAGAGTTCGCCGGAATTTCAAGCACGTAATGCTCATCGACGCCAAAAGTTCGCTTCTACTCGGGGATCCGCTTAGCCGAGTGAGAAACAAAGGAACCGAGTCAGTAATTTTCTTTACGAACAAGCACAGCAAAAAGAACTCAGAAAAGTCAAACTCGCACCATCTTGTGAATCCAAGCATCGTGATCGGCGGAGCACGCGGCATCCGGAGGCTATCGAACGCGGCGGCGGTGGAAATCGTCAGAATTCTTATGCAGCACAAGAAGAAGAACTCGGTGTCCGATTCCGGAGTACTGAGTCGCCTGGTAAATAGTgagtttttattaaagaatgtGAAAGTGATTATGGCGAGTGAATCTATCCCAGAAGCGAGTTCGTTGACCGGAGTAGAATTGGAATCTGTGGGTTCGTTGTCGGCGCCGGAGAAGATGATGTTCCATAAGGGCAATAATGGTAATTCAGGTGAAATAAATTCTGTTattatgaagaaaatatgttcATCCGAAATTGATTCTTCTGTCTATACTCATTGTTAG
- the LOC101214583 gene encoding villin-2 has product MSGPTKVMDPAFQGVGQRVGTEIWRIENFQPVPLPKSDLGKFYMGDSYIVLQTSQNKSSSFLFDIHFWIGRDTSQDEAGTAAIKSVELDASLGGRAVQHRELQGHESDKFLSYFKPCIIPLEGGVASGFKKVEEEEFETRLYTCKGKRVVRMKQVPFARSSLNHDDVFILDTENKIYQFNGANSNIQERAKALEVVQFLKEKYHQGVCDVAVVDDGKLDTESDSGEFWVLFGGFAPIGKKVSTEDDVIAEAMPAKLYSIADGEVSIIEDELSKSLLENNKCYLLDCGSEVFVWVGRITQVEERKTAIQVAEEFVANQNRPRSTHITRLIQGYETHSFKSHFGSWPAGSAASGNEEGRGKVAALLKQQGVGIKGMSKNTQANEEVPPLLEGGGKLEVWCINEDTKTPVPSEDVGKFYSGDCYIILYAYHSGERKEDYILYTWYGKDSIEEDQMTADRIASSMSNSLKGKPVQGRIFQGKEPPQFVALFQPMVVLKGGVSAGYKKFIADKDLEDETYSVDNVALIKVSGTSVHNNKAVQVDAVATSLDSSHSFVLQSGSSLFTWHGNQCAFELQQSAAKVAEFLKPGVTLKHAKEGTESSAFWSALGGKQNYVSKKAAPDIVRDPHLYTISSNKGRFQVEEVYNFSQDDLLTEDILILDTHAEVFVWIGQMVDTKEKPKAFEIGQSYIEMAVSLEGLSPKVPLYKVNEGTEPSFFTTYFSWDNTKAFAQGNSFQKKISLLFGIGHAVEDKTNASGQGGPRQRSEALAALNSAFNSSSGSKTTSTRPSGRSQGGGSQRAAAVAALSSVLTAEKKQGSDSPPAPNSRSPTSDDMGKGDEESFQTEKEDTKEDEDKETGNFSPSFENDGGDSTPKQGGGQDFDAETIDSTFSYDQLKARSDNPVTGIDFKRREAYLSMEEFETVFGMAKEAFYKLPKWKQDMQKKKVDLF; this is encoded by the exons GACGAGGCTGGGACTGCTGCAATAAAATCTGTAGAGTTAGATGCATCTCTTGGAGGCCGTGCCGTGCAGCATAGAGAACTTCAAGGCCATGAATCAGACAAATTTTTATCATACTTTAAACCTTGCATCATTCCACTTGAAGGAGGTGTTGCATCTggatttaaaaaagttgaggAGGAAGAATTTGAAACACGATTATATACCTGCAAAGGAAAACGAGTTGTTAGAATGAAACAG GTTCCTTTTGCTCGGTCTTCTCTTAATCATGATGATGTGTTCATCTTAGACACTGAAAACAAGATATATCAGTTCAATGGTGCTAATTCCAATATCCAAGAGCGAGCCAAGGCTTTGGAAGTTGTTCAGTTTTTGAAGGAAAAGTATCACCAGGGAGTGTGTGATGTTGCTGTAGTGG ATGATGGAAAGTTAGATACAGAGTCGGACTCTGGGGAGTTCTGGGTTCTCTTTGGTGGTTTTGCACCTATAGGAAAGAAGGTTAGCACTGAAGATGATGTGATTGCAGAAGCCATGCCTGCTAAACTTTATAG CATAGCTGATGGCGAAGTGTCAATCATTGAAGACGAACTATCCAAATCATTGttagaaaataacaaatgcTATCTACTGGATTGTGGTTCTGAGGTATTTGTTTGGGTCGGACGGATAACTCAGGTGGAGGAAAGAAAAACGGCCATCCAGGTTGCTGAG GAATTTGTTGCTAATCAAAATAGGCCAAGATCGACACATATAACGCGACTTATTCAAGGTTATGAGACACATTCTTTCAAATCCCACTTTGGGTCCTGGCCAGCAGGATCTGCAGCTTCTGGAAACGAggaaggaagaggaaaggtAGCAG CTTTGTTGAAGCAACAAGGTGTTGGTATCAAGGGGATGTCAAAAAATACACAAGCAAATGAGGAAGTACCTCCATTGCTGGAGGGAGGTGGAAAATTGGAG GTTTGGTGCATCAATGAGGACACCAAGACTCCAGTGCCCTCAGAGGATGTTGGTAAATTTTATAGTGGAGACTGCTACATTATTCTTTACGCTTACCACTCAGGAGAGAGGAAGGaagattatattttgtatactTGGTATGGAAAGGATAGCATCGAG GAGGACCAAATGACTGCTGATCGTATTGCAAGTTCAATGTCAAACTCTCTCAAGGGGAAGCCAGTTCAG GGTCGCATTTTTCAGGGTAAAGAACCACCACAGTTTGTTGCACTTTTCCAGCCTATGGTGGTCCTCAAG GGTGGTGTGAGTGCTGGttacaagaaatttatagCAGACAAAGATTTGGAGGATGAAACATATAGTGTAGATAATGTTGCTCTCATCAAGGTTTCTGGAACTTCTGTCCACAACAATAAAGCAGTGCAAGTTGATGCT GTGGCGACATCATTGGACTCTAGCCATTCTTTTGTCCTGCAATCTGGATCTTCTTTGTTTACATGGCATGGAAATCAATGTGCCTTTGAGCTGCAGCAATCAGCGGCAAAAGTTGCCGAGTTTTTAAAG CCTGGAGTTACTTTAAAACATGCTAAAGAAGGAACAGAAAGTTCAGCTTTCTGGTCTGCTCTTGggggaaaacaaaattatgtcAGCAAAAAAGCAGCTCCAGATATTGTCAGAGACCCCCACCTATACACAATTTCATCGAATAAAG GACGTTTTCAG GTAGAGGAGGTTTATAACTTTTCTCAAGACGATCTTTTGACAGAGGACATCTTGATTCTTGATACACATGCTGAAGTGTTCGTATGGATTGGCCAGATGGTAGACACCAAAGAAAAGCCAAAGGCCTTTGAAATTGGGCAG AGTTACATAGAAATGGCTGTATCTCTGGAGGGTTTGTCCCCAAAAGTACCACTATACAAAGTTAATGAGGGGACTGAACCAAGCTTCTTCACGACATACTTTTCATGGGATAATACTAAAGCTTTT GCTCAGGGTAACTCGTTCCAGAAGAAAATTTCTCTATTGTTTGGAATTGGCCATGCTGTGGAG GATAAAACTAATGCATCAGGTCAAGGAGGACCTAGGCAAAGAAGTGAAGCTTTAGCTGCTTTAAATTCCGCATTTAATTCATCCTCGGGATCGAAAACTACTTCTACAAGGCCATCTGGCAGAAGTCAAGGAGGAGGATCCCAAAGGGCAGCTGCTGTAGCTGCACTTTCTTCCGTTCTTACAGCAGAAAAGAAGCAAGGATCTGATTCTCCTCCTGCCCCAAATAGTCGCAGTCCAACTTCAGATGATATGG GGAAAGGAGACGAAGAAAGTTTCCAAACAGAAAAGGAGGATActaaagaagatgaagacaAGGAAACAGGAAATTTTTCCCCTTCATTTGAAAACGATGGAGGTGATTCCACGCCCAAGCAAGGCGGGGGCCAGGATTTTGATGCTGAAACTATTGATAGCACATTCAGTTATGATCAATTAAAAGCAAGGTCTGACAATCCAGTGACTGGAATCGACTTCAAAAGAAGAGAG GCCTATCTTTCCATGGAAGAGTTCGAGACGGTTTTTGGTATGGCAAAAGAAGCATTCTACAAGCTGCCCAAATGGAAGCAAGACATGCAGAAAAAGAAGGTTGATCTATTTTAG